The following proteins are encoded in a genomic region of Flammeovirga pectinis:
- a CDS encoding cytochrome b/b6 domain-containing protein, with the protein MSKSKQYSGAHRLLHWLIAFSMLFMLLTIFLRLNWMNKYVMSDILMEQLTKVGVAITEKQSIKIAKVIRGNMFEWHIYVGYLLIGLYSLRLALNAKMHGFKFSNLTSSAIPAKEKFQSWVYTIFYVCVGGSLITGTCIVNDIGPHKLLEDIHKLSLYYLVTFVVLHFVGIVIGEFTNKPNSVSEMIHGKQEDE; encoded by the coding sequence ATGAGTAAGAGCAAACAATATTCAGGAGCACACAGGTTACTACACTGGTTAATTGCATTTAGTATGCTATTTATGCTACTCACAATTTTTTTACGCCTTAATTGGATGAACAAGTATGTAATGAGTGACATTTTAATGGAACAACTTACAAAAGTAGGAGTTGCAATTACAGAGAAGCAATCAATAAAAATTGCTAAAGTAATAAGAGGAAATATGTTTGAATGGCATATTTATGTGGGATACTTATTAATTGGTTTGTATTCATTACGTTTAGCCCTAAATGCTAAAATGCATGGTTTTAAGTTTTCGAACTTAACATCTTCTGCAATTCCAGCAAAAGAGAAGTTCCAATCATGGGTATATACTATTTTCTATGTATGTGTAGGAGGGTCTTTAATTACAGGTACTTGTATTGTTAATGATATTGGACCACATAAATTATTAGAAGATATTCATAAATTATCTCTCTACTATTTAGTTACTTTTGTGGTGTTGCACTTTGTTGGAATAGTAATAGGAGAGTTTACAAACAAACCAAATAGTGTGTCGGAAATGATACATGGAAAACAAGAGGATGAATAA
- a CDS encoding AAA family ATPase: MKLLRLYIKNINSLRGENTINYQDDELRDAGLIAIVGKTGAGKSTIMDAITLALFNRVPRVNPKNKISKNFLLQSGSMLTRGEKEGIIELDYQITRKGEIEKYRAKWMVSTNKQGKNAGEVKDYDMEVVDLNSSTILNQKKTECPTINEELIGLNFDQFVKSVMLSQGEFARLLKANKKERSDLLEKITRSFDFRKLSILAFEKYRNINAIDRKLLDRIETLKPLSEEELAVAEKLVKEHTTVISEAQKKQLTLDKGLELKKELERLSTEIQGKKSRITTIEEELKTKKIDKKAIKEHELVVPIIPIHQSWVYAKEKLEELNTKKAKLINQIVKDKVTLSTKEGQYTVNLDELEKLVLQIENEEKTWLKVDKIDQSLEIEKENLKSIKKAFDSVNTEILEAEKKESEATDFIRKYKEEQQNLLEWSEQNNALNTLQDHLPLIKASEKKIIDKESSFFKQLSAHAVGDNEQLKGKKLLDSLSVIKGWTAASQQQIDDLKKSNSTAEISNELLSERIDKFEGVYQSLVKIDDFKIEQTQYNLDLELVTKELEKKVIEVERAQKQEHYLNLSLSEFVKKIERLSFEVSENVVTLRSLLKDDEPCVVCGALEHPVSTQEDYSLLAISEFEKVKKEKEDTLLLFENAQKKREEVEKELLTFQLKKTTLEDTSNGLIGKLKEERLKIEKVVLELSLKDTKTEQVADQLHQLKEEMKNRHTIQTKEQLLNSLLDIQKIGEEYEQEWSNYTTLFTPYLSFTENALNSSLLEESQVLWSNAVSRLNQLPSLLDKQLENQQYVKSIITSKQKESTSLQENLTSSTSSITSQKENRKVVFGDKKVAEERQLFLNNKDLKNKEVDEIRNSISSLQSKLQVNTSSLKTTDDEVLVQEEKQIETRNSFVKALEDKSLKEEDFLSMKMDESIYSRVKTLIESLEKKLTIALTEEKATIEEKERAEIKDQFKEENKEQILDKLQEVELLIENRTKELDVQKATLSIEGDKEKQLVEVKKERKELAAELLLWKTMNSLIGSEKGDKFNVFAQSIVLRKLLHFANIHLEKFTDRYMFSTSNINELEDLFLVDKYAGNQQRTVTSASGGETFLLSLALSLGLADMASNNTKVESLFIDEGFGTLDEDTLDQAISALEKLNDLGGKTISIISHVTAIKDRIPAKIQLVPIGSGNSKIEVG; encoded by the coding sequence ATGAAATTACTAAGACTTTATATAAAAAATATCAATTCGTTACGCGGAGAGAATACTATAAATTATCAGGATGATGAATTACGTGATGCAGGATTAATTGCAATCGTTGGTAAAACGGGAGCAGGGAAATCTACCATAATGGATGCAATCACTTTGGCATTATTTAATAGAGTACCAAGAGTAAACCCTAAAAATAAAATTTCGAAAAACTTTCTGTTGCAATCTGGATCAATGTTGACTAGAGGAGAGAAAGAAGGTATAATAGAATTAGATTATCAGATAACTAGAAAGGGTGAAATAGAGAAATATAGAGCAAAATGGATGGTCTCCACCAATAAGCAAGGTAAGAATGCAGGAGAAGTAAAAGACTATGATATGGAAGTAGTTGATTTAAATTCATCAACTATTCTTAATCAAAAGAAAACAGAATGCCCTACTATTAATGAAGAATTAATTGGACTTAATTTCGATCAGTTTGTAAAATCTGTCATGCTTTCTCAAGGTGAGTTTGCACGCTTATTAAAAGCAAATAAAAAGGAACGGAGTGATTTATTAGAAAAGATTACACGCTCTTTCGATTTTAGAAAACTCAGTATTTTAGCTTTCGAAAAATACAGAAATATAAATGCAATTGATAGAAAACTTCTTGATAGAATAGAGACTTTAAAGCCATTATCTGAGGAGGAATTAGCGGTAGCTGAAAAGCTTGTAAAAGAACATACAACAGTAATATCAGAAGCACAGAAAAAGCAACTTACTCTTGATAAGGGACTTGAATTAAAGAAAGAATTAGAGCGGTTATCTACTGAAATTCAAGGTAAAAAAAGTAGGATAACGACTATAGAAGAGGAGCTTAAAACAAAAAAAATTGATAAAAAAGCAATTAAAGAGCATGAACTTGTAGTGCCGATTATTCCAATCCATCAGTCGTGGGTTTATGCTAAAGAAAAGCTAGAAGAGTTAAATACAAAAAAAGCTAAACTAATAAATCAAATAGTAAAAGATAAAGTGACTTTATCTACTAAGGAAGGACAGTACACAGTCAATTTAGACGAATTAGAAAAATTGGTTCTTCAAATTGAAAATGAAGAAAAAACGTGGCTAAAGGTTGATAAAATTGATCAATCTCTCGAAATAGAAAAAGAAAATTTAAAGTCAATAAAAAAAGCTTTTGATAGTGTAAATACCGAAATATTAGAAGCGGAAAAAAAGGAAAGTGAGGCAACAGACTTTATAAGAAAATATAAAGAGGAACAACAGAATTTATTAGAGTGGTCTGAACAGAATAATGCATTAAATACTTTACAAGATCACCTTCCTTTAATTAAGGCATCAGAAAAAAAAATAATAGATAAAGAGTCTTCATTTTTTAAACAACTATCTGCTCATGCAGTAGGTGATAATGAACAGTTAAAAGGTAAGAAACTCTTAGATAGTTTATCTGTAATTAAAGGGTGGACAGCTGCAAGCCAACAACAAATTGATGATTTAAAAAAGAGTAATTCTACTGCAGAAATTAGTAATGAATTGTTATCTGAGCGCATTGATAAATTTGAAGGTGTTTATCAATCTCTGGTTAAAATAGATGACTTTAAGATTGAGCAAACGCAATATAACCTTGATTTAGAATTGGTAACTAAAGAGTTAGAAAAAAAAGTTATAGAGGTTGAAAGAGCTCAAAAGCAAGAACATTATTTAAACTTATCATTAAGTGAGTTTGTAAAAAAAATAGAACGTTTGAGTTTTGAGGTGTCAGAAAATGTAGTTACGCTTAGAAGTTTATTAAAAGATGATGAGCCTTGTGTTGTGTGCGGTGCATTGGAACATCCTGTTTCTACACAAGAAGATTATTCTTTGTTAGCCATTTCTGAATTTGAAAAAGTTAAAAAAGAAAAGGAAGATACTTTACTACTTTTTGAAAATGCACAGAAGAAGAGAGAAGAAGTAGAAAAAGAATTACTAACGTTTCAGTTGAAAAAAACAACTTTAGAGGATACATCAAATGGTTTAATTGGAAAACTTAAAGAAGAGAGACTGAAAATTGAAAAAGTAGTTTTGGAATTATCGTTGAAAGATACCAAAACAGAACAAGTAGCTGATCAACTTCATCAATTAAAAGAAGAAATGAAGAACAGACATACTATTCAAACTAAAGAACAATTACTGAATAGCTTGTTGGATATTCAGAAAATTGGAGAAGAATACGAGCAAGAATGGTCTAACTATACTACTCTTTTTACGCCATATTTATCGTTTACAGAAAACGCTTTAAATAGTTCTTTATTAGAAGAAAGTCAGGTGCTTTGGAGCAACGCAGTAAGTAGACTTAATCAGTTACCTTCTTTATTAGATAAACAGTTGGAAAACCAACAATATGTAAAGTCAATTATAACTTCTAAGCAGAAAGAAAGTACCTCTTTACAAGAGAATTTAACTTCTAGTACTTCTAGTATTACATCTCAAAAGGAAAATAGAAAAGTAGTATTTGGTGATAAAAAAGTGGCTGAAGAAAGACAACTATTTTTAAATAACAAAGATTTAAAAAATAAAGAAGTAGATGAGATTAGAAATAGTATTAGCAGTCTACAAAGTAAGCTTCAGGTAAATACATCGAGTTTAAAAACAACTGATGATGAAGTTTTAGTGCAGGAAGAGAAGCAAATAGAGACGAGAAATTCTTTTGTGAAAGCCTTGGAAGATAAATCTTTAAAAGAAGAGGATTTCTTATCTATGAAAATGGATGAATCAATTTATTCAAGGGTTAAAACATTAATTGAGTCGCTTGAAAAGAAACTTACAATTGCTCTTACAGAAGAAAAAGCAACAATAGAAGAGAAGGAAAGAGCAGAGATAAAAGATCAATTTAAAGAAGAAAATAAAGAACAGATTTTAGATAAACTACAAGAAGTTGAGTTGTTAATAGAGAATAGAACTAAAGAACTTGATGTTCAGAAAGCAACGTTAAGTATAGAAGGTGATAAAGAAAAACAACTTGTAGAAGTAAAGAAAGAGCGTAAGGAATTAGCAGCTGAATTATTGCTTTGGAAAACAATGAACTCATTAATTGGTTCTGAAAAAGGAGACAAATTTAATGTGTTTGCCCAAAGTATTGTACTCAGAAAATTACTTCATTTTGCCAATATACATTTAGAGAAATTTACGGATAGATACATGTTCTCTACTTCTAATATAAATGAGTTAGAAGACTTGTTTTTAGTAGATAAGTATGCAGGTAATCAGCAAAGAACTGTAACTTCTGCAAGTGGGGGGGAGACATTTTTATTAAGTTTGGCACTTTCTTTAGGTTTAGCAGATATGGCAAGTAACAACACAAAAGTAGAAAGCCTTTTTATAGATGAGGGCTTTGGGACTTTAGATGAAGATACACTAGACCAAGCAATAAGTGCTTTAGAAAAATTAAATGATTTAGGTGGGAAAACGATCTCTATTATATCCCATGTAACAGCTATAAAAGACCGTATTCCTGCCAAAATTCAATTAGTACCAATAGGAAGTGGAAATAGTAAAATAGAAGTAGGTTAA
- a CDS encoding exonuclease SbcCD subunit D C-terminal domain-containing protein, whose amino-acid sequence MKMLHTADWHIGKKLYDFSLNEDFRQFIDWLNSTISTQSIDVLLIAGDIFDTAYPSTSSQEVYFDCLAKLRSDNPTLQIIITDGNHDSTSALNAAKMYLKRDSITVVSGLTNSVDDEIIYVKNEEGDIKAVVAAVPFLRDRDIRKVIDNTGIDDRYIALKEGIKNHYDEVANRISSLALNKPVIAMGHLYTHGVSSDPDSEREIQMGHQAGVEGSIFSEVFDYVALGHIHMAQAVKGNVPIYYSGSPIPLSFSERKYKHTVRVIDIEKGVSSSAMEIPKFRILKKIVGTLEEVKEKIELLNVLSTQLTCLVELEIVEPTYNPLLQGEIEAFKAEFNARNQDTNTLIIKSRFSFDKSVEGADELYDETVDISELTPLDIFTRRLDDERTVNLEAGFKDQLMDAFKQLSEEVETKEGE is encoded by the coding sequence ATGAAAATGCTTCACACAGCCGATTGGCATATCGGTAAAAAACTATATGATTTTTCTTTAAATGAAGATTTTAGACAATTCATTGATTGGCTCAATTCAACTATAAGTACACAAAGTATTGATGTTTTATTAATAGCAGGAGATATTTTTGATACTGCCTATCCTTCTACTTCTAGCCAAGAAGTTTACTTTGATTGCTTAGCAAAACTTAGAAGTGATAACCCCACTTTACAAATTATTATTACAGATGGTAATCATGATAGTACATCGGCATTAAATGCTGCTAAAATGTATTTAAAGCGTGATAGCATTACTGTAGTAAGTGGATTAACCAACTCGGTTGATGATGAAATTATTTATGTTAAAAATGAAGAGGGCGATATAAAAGCAGTTGTTGCTGCGGTACCCTTTTTGAGAGACAGAGATATTAGAAAAGTAATAGATAATACGGGTATTGACGATAGGTATATAGCATTAAAAGAAGGAATAAAAAACCATTATGATGAAGTAGCAAATAGAATATCATCTTTAGCTTTAAATAAGCCTGTTATTGCAATGGGACATTTATATACTCATGGGGTATCTTCTGACCCAGATAGTGAACGTGAAATCCAAATGGGGCATCAGGCAGGGGTAGAAGGGAGTATTTTTTCTGAAGTGTTTGATTATGTTGCTTTAGGGCATATTCATATGGCACAAGCTGTAAAGGGTAATGTACCTATTTATTATTCTGGTTCTCCAATACCACTTTCTTTTTCAGAAAGAAAATACAAGCATACAGTTAGGGTAATTGATATAGAAAAAGGAGTGTCATCTTCAGCTATGGAAATACCTAAATTCAGAATCTTAAAGAAGATTGTGGGGACCTTAGAAGAAGTGAAAGAAAAAATAGAGCTACTAAACGTCTTGTCAACTCAATTGACTTGTTTAGTAGAACTTGAAATAGTTGAACCGACATATAATCCATTATTACAAGGTGAAATTGAAGCATTTAAAGCAGAGTTTAATGCTCGTAATCAAGATACAAACACCCTAATAATTAAATCTCGATTCTCTTTTGATAAATCTGTGGAGGGAGCAGATGAGCTTTATGACGAAACAGTGGACATTTCTGAATTAACTCCATTAGATATTTTCACAAGGAGGTTAGATGATGAAAGAACAGTAAACTTAGAAGCAGGTTTTAAAGATCAATTGATGGATGCTTTTAAACAATTATCAGAAGAGGTGGAAACTAAAGAAGGAGAATAG